A region from the Lentimonas sp. CC4 genome encodes:
- the rapA gene encoding RNA polymerase-associated protein RapA produces MADFKIGQRWISETEPELGLGILESVSRHQIRLIFTAASEARLYAPANAPIKRVEFRAGDTINSQGGATVLIESVRDDDGLLTYVGGGVEVAEAELADTISFSKPEDRLIGGQIDQSVAFALRYETIERQHAMRKSDVAGFTGGRIDLIPHQLYIAAEVANRYMPRVLLADEVGLGKTIEACLILHRLHLTGRAERMLIVLPESLVHQWFIELLRRFNLWFHLFDTDRCQSILKSEPDENPFMSEQLVICSLSTLLGDEQLAKHATDAKWDMLVVDEAHHLEWTPEEVSPEYQLVEALTRRSHGLLLLTATPEQLGAEGHFARLRLLDPERYPDLEKFKEEQAGYTEVAAVANKLLGGDKLLEDENVFLREVFEDCSGAEFEARLKDRKAMLDELVDRHGTGRVIFRNSRDSLTGFPERQGLPQKLEPRKTLSEEELQARLLREFDLDATPDEDAEPIDYRQGPRIKWLADLLRELGEEKILLICRTKEKVQAIFDALSEEINVKAAVFHEELTLLQRDRNAAWFAEADGARILLCSEIGSEGRNFQFAHHLVLFDLPMNPELLEQRIGRLDRIGQTETIKVHLPYLEHSCTELLMRWHHEGIDGVEHSLKGGYAYLDQFGAALRKLGPVYHEGDPSILKEADELIDASRAFRKDLEAKLGQGQDRLIALNSFREDVASELVDQIRVQDGDRTLDQFMNRIFDHFGVTVEDIDDRSYHLSPGQMFTDAFPGLPDEGLMVTCERKRALGREDVGFLTWDHPMVRGSVDLVLSSEKGNSSIVVWANNTVDAPPILIEAVFVLESVAPARLHVDRFLPPTPVRIVVDMAGQDCSEEYGHALVNKHARDEEAFRLKQNPELLQALVPEMLKAARGHAREQKSVLLQTAMTEAHARLDGEATRLKELSKVNPNVRDQEIKIAENVVADVTKHIAKAHLRLDGVRLILRGPES; encoded by the coding sequence ATGGCAGATTTTAAGATCGGACAGCGCTGGATCAGCGAGACAGAACCGGAACTCGGACTTGGTATTTTGGAGTCGGTTTCGCGGCATCAAATACGGCTCATTTTTACGGCAGCGAGTGAGGCGCGCCTGTATGCACCGGCGAATGCACCGATCAAGCGGGTGGAGTTTCGCGCGGGCGATACGATCAATTCTCAAGGTGGCGCGACGGTGCTGATTGAGTCAGTGCGCGATGACGATGGCCTGCTGACGTATGTCGGTGGCGGCGTTGAAGTGGCAGAGGCAGAGCTGGCGGATACGATCAGCTTTAGTAAGCCAGAGGATCGCTTGATCGGCGGGCAGATTGATCAATCTGTGGCGTTTGCACTGCGTTATGAGACCATTGAGCGCCAACATGCGATGCGTAAGTCGGATGTGGCGGGGTTTACGGGTGGACGTATCGACCTGATTCCGCATCAGCTCTATATCGCGGCTGAGGTGGCGAATCGCTACATGCCGCGTGTCTTGTTGGCCGATGAAGTAGGGCTCGGTAAGACCATTGAGGCTTGTTTGATTTTGCACCGCTTGCACCTGACTGGGCGTGCGGAGCGTATGTTGATCGTGTTGCCGGAGTCGTTGGTGCATCAGTGGTTTATTGAGCTACTGCGTCGCTTTAACCTGTGGTTTCATCTCTTTGATACCGATCGTTGTCAGTCGATTCTGAAGTCCGAGCCGGATGAGAATCCGTTTATGTCGGAGCAACTGGTGATTTGCAGCCTCAGCACTTTACTGGGAGACGAGCAATTGGCGAAGCATGCCACGGATGCGAAGTGGGACATGTTGGTCGTTGATGAGGCGCATCACCTCGAATGGACGCCAGAGGAAGTGAGTCCTGAGTATCAATTAGTGGAGGCGCTGACGCGTCGGAGCCATGGCTTGCTACTGTTGACGGCGACGCCGGAGCAATTGGGAGCGGAGGGGCACTTTGCGCGTCTGCGCCTGCTCGATCCAGAGCGTTACCCAGATCTAGAAAAGTTTAAAGAAGAGCAAGCGGGCTATACTGAGGTCGCTGCAGTTGCCAATAAGTTGCTGGGTGGTGACAAATTGTTAGAGGACGAGAACGTGTTCTTGCGTGAGGTGTTTGAAGATTGTTCGGGTGCGGAGTTTGAAGCGCGCTTGAAGGATCGCAAGGCGATGCTCGACGAGTTAGTGGATCGCCATGGCACGGGCCGTGTGATCTTTAGGAACTCGCGTGATTCGTTGACGGGGTTCCCCGAGCGGCAGGGATTGCCGCAGAAGTTGGAGCCGCGCAAGACGCTCTCTGAAGAAGAGTTGCAGGCGCGTTTATTGCGTGAGTTCGATTTGGATGCGACGCCGGATGAAGACGCTGAGCCGATTGACTACCGCCAAGGGCCGCGGATCAAATGGCTGGCGGATTTGCTCCGTGAGTTGGGCGAAGAGAAGATCTTGTTGATCTGTCGCACCAAGGAAAAGGTGCAGGCGATCTTTGATGCATTGAGCGAAGAGATTAACGTGAAGGCCGCGGTCTTCCACGAGGAACTGACGCTGCTGCAGCGCGATCGTAATGCGGCGTGGTTTGCAGAGGCGGACGGTGCGCGTATTTTACTGTGTTCTGAGATTGGTAGTGAGGGGCGTAATTTCCAGTTTGCGCATCATCTCGTGCTGTTTGATTTACCGATGAATCCTGAGTTGCTGGAGCAGCGTATTGGTCGTCTCGACCGTATCGGACAGACAGAAACGATTAAGGTGCATTTGCCGTATTTGGAGCATAGTTGCACGGAGTTGCTGATGCGCTGGCATCATGAGGGCATTGATGGCGTGGAGCATTCGCTGAAGGGCGGATACGCGTATTTGGATCAGTTTGGAGCGGCGCTTCGTAAACTCGGTCCCGTTTATCACGAGGGGGATCCGTCCATTTTGAAGGAGGCGGATGAGTTGATTGATGCGAGTCGCGCGTTCCGTAAAGACTTGGAGGCGAAGTTAGGCCAAGGCCAGGATCGCTTGATTGCCTTGAACTCGTTCCGTGAGGATGTGGCCAGTGAACTGGTCGATCAGATTCGTGTGCAGGATGGGGATCGCACGCTGGATCAGTTTATGAACCGTATTTTTGATCACTTCGGTGTGACGGTTGAAGACATTGATGACCGTAGCTATCACCTGTCGCCCGGGCAGATGTTTACCGACGCCTTTCCAGGCTTGCCGGATGAAGGCTTGATGGTGACCTGTGAGCGTAAGCGTGCCTTGGGACGCGAGGACGTGGGCTTCTTAACGTGGGATCACCCGATGGTGCGTGGTTCGGTGGATTTGGTGCTCAGCTCGGAGAAGGGTAATAGCTCGATTGTGGTGTGGGCGAATAACACGGTTGATGCGCCGCCGATTTTGATCGAGGCGGTATTTGTTCTAGAAAGTGTCGCACCTGCGCGTTTGCACGTGGATCGCTTTTTGCCGCCGACGCCGGTGCGCATCGTCGTCGATATGGCCGGGCAAGACTGCTCAGAGGAGTATGGGCATGCCTTGGTCAACAAGCACGCGCGCGATGAAGAGGCCTTCCGCTTGAAGCAGAATCCTGAATTGTTACAGGCGCTCGTGCCAGAAATGCTGAAGGCGGCGCGCGGGCATGCTCGTGAGCAGAAGTCTGTCTTACTGCAAACCGCAATGACGGAGGCGCATGCGCGACTCGATGGCGAGGCAACTCGTTTGAAGGAACTGAGTAAGGTGAATCCGAATGTGCGTGATCAGGAGATCAAGATCGCCGAGAACGTGGTGGCGGATGTGACCAAGCATATTGCGAAGGCGCATCTTCGACTCGACGGCGTGCGCCTGATCCTGCGTGGACCAGAGAGTTGA
- a CDS encoding ferrous iron transporter B: protein MRSSVEEYALKPDDWDHLIALAGNPNTGKSTIFNGLTGLHQHTGNWPGKTVSRAEGSFSHAGQQFKIVDLPGAYSLHGVSRDESVAADFLAEVRPAATVVVLDATALERNLAYLLQIRERTPRVVVALNLLDEARARGLTVDVAGLSEALGLPVISMEARRGKGFEALKAAIASRCAEERDDAGVVDPDAELHHHHETASELAEQFVTQSGKDRRIWQDHLDHWLTHPLTGFPIMALVMAFVLWLTITGANVPSAMLGTLLLDTVHPWLRETCLGVGLPEWLVGLSVDGVYLTLAWVVSVMLPPMAIFFPLFTLLEDFGYLPRVAFNLDPLFQKSGAHGKQALTMAMGYGCNAAGIIATRIIESPRERLIAILTNNFALCNGRWPTQILIASIFFGGIVGPKYANLSATAAVFIVGILGVLLTFVSSWLLSKTLLKGEASAFTLEMPPLRPPNFWRTLYTSLIDRTIFVLWRAIIFAAPAGAVIWVAANWQIGDASAAAWMIEWLNPVAVLIGLNGVILLAYIIAIPANEIVVPTILMLTVMMTGQAVDGFAGNGVLFETNQSGILQPLLAAGGWTLLTATCLMLFSLCHNPCSTALYTIYKETGSVRWTVWAAVLPTVVGVVLCGAVTLTWQCFG from the coding sequence ATGCGCAGCAGTGTCGAAGAATACGCGCTCAAGCCTGACGATTGGGATCACTTGATCGCGCTGGCGGGTAATCCCAATACTGGGAAAAGCACCATTTTTAACGGGCTGACTGGGCTGCATCAACATACGGGCAACTGGCCGGGTAAGACGGTGTCGCGCGCCGAGGGGAGTTTTTCGCATGCAGGGCAGCAGTTCAAAATCGTCGATCTACCCGGTGCCTATTCACTGCATGGTGTGTCGCGTGATGAGAGCGTAGCAGCTGATTTTCTGGCTGAAGTGCGACCTGCGGCGACCGTCGTCGTGCTGGATGCGACGGCGTTGGAGCGAAACCTCGCCTATTTGTTGCAGATTCGTGAGCGCACACCGCGTGTGGTGGTTGCGCTGAATTTGTTGGATGAAGCCCGTGCACGCGGATTGACGGTAGATGTGGCAGGGCTCTCGGAGGCATTGGGTTTACCAGTGATTTCGATGGAAGCGCGTCGTGGTAAAGGCTTTGAAGCTTTGAAAGCAGCGATTGCGAGTCGTTGCGCGGAGGAGCGTGACGACGCGGGCGTGGTCGATCCCGATGCCGAGTTGCACCATCATCACGAGACGGCGTCGGAACTCGCGGAGCAATTTGTCACGCAGAGCGGTAAAGATCGGCGCATCTGGCAGGATCATTTGGATCATTGGCTGACGCATCCGTTGACGGGCTTTCCGATCATGGCGCTGGTCATGGCATTTGTGCTGTGGTTGACGATTACAGGGGCGAATGTGCCTTCGGCGATGTTGGGGACACTGCTACTGGATACGGTGCATCCTTGGTTGCGCGAAACGTGTTTGGGTGTCGGCTTACCGGAGTGGCTCGTGGGGCTCAGTGTGGATGGCGTTTATTTAACACTGGCTTGGGTGGTGAGTGTGATGCTGCCGCCGATGGCGATTTTCTTCCCGCTGTTCACTTTGCTGGAGGACTTTGGGTATTTGCCGCGGGTGGCTTTCAATCTCGATCCGCTGTTTCAGAAGTCTGGGGCGCATGGTAAGCAAGCGCTGACGATGGCGATGGGCTACGGCTGTAATGCGGCTGGGATCATTGCGACCCGTATCATTGAAAGTCCGCGCGAGCGCCTGATTGCGATTCTGACAAATAATTTTGCGCTCTGCAATGGGCGTTGGCCGACGCAGATCTTGATTGCCTCGATCTTCTTTGGGGGAATCGTGGGGCCGAAGTATGCGAACCTGAGTGCGACGGCGGCGGTGTTTATTGTCGGTATTCTAGGAGTGCTGCTGACATTTGTGAGCTCCTGGCTACTGTCGAAAACCCTGCTCAAGGGCGAGGCATCGGCTTTTACGCTAGAGATGCCGCCACTACGTCCGCCGAATTTCTGGCGCACGCTTTATACGTCGTTGATCGACCGCACGATCTTTGTGTTGTGGCGTGCTATCATCTTTGCGGCACCGGCGGGTGCTGTCATTTGGGTGGCTGCAAATTGGCAGATCGGCGATGCGAGCGCAGCAGCTTGGATGATTGAGTGGCTCAATCCTGTTGCCGTGTTGATTGGTTTAAACGGTGTGATCTTGTTGGCCTATATCATTGCGATTCCTGCCAACGAAATCGTGGTGCCGACGATCTTGATGCTGACCGTGATGATGACTGGGCAAGCCGTGGATGGTTTTGCTGGGAACGGTGTGTTATTCGAAACGAATCAGAGTGGGATTTTGCAGCCGTTGCTCGCTGCGGGAGGTTGGACCTTATTGACCGCAACCTGTTTGATGCTGTTCAGCTTGTGCCATAACCCGTGTTCCACTGCGCTATATACGATTTATAAAGAAACGGGTAGCGTGCGTTGGACCGTATGGGCTGCAGTGTTGCCGACGGTAGTCGGTGTGGTGCTGTGTGGTGCTGTTACACTTACGTGGCAGTGCTTCGGGTAG
- a CDS encoding FeoA family protein translates to MVNIASKYACTLADIPSGGQARVLELADGFESYERQRLIDLGVVPGTQVTVRNASAMGGLRAYKLRGTVLGLRHAQASRIHVEAVV, encoded by the coding sequence ATGGTAAACATAGCTTCAAAGTATGCATGCACGCTGGCGGACATTCCTTCCGGAGGTCAGGCACGTGTGCTCGAATTGGCGGATGGGTTTGAAAGCTACGAACGCCAACGCTTGATTGATCTCGGTGTGGTGCCAGGCACACAGGTGACTGTGCGCAATGCGTCGGCGATGGGCGGACTGCGTGCTTATAAGCTGCGGGGAACGGTGCTGGGCCTGCGTCATGCGCAAGCGAGCCGGATTCACGTGGAGGCTGTAGTGTGA
- a CDS encoding PqiC family protein: MRPLFILTLTLLLAACSTQPISRSTYLLRSDHGLETRALQTSADLYLGEVIIAGYIDQPGLVLEGASNTIHTAKYHQWAEPLRTSLRQFLNTEISAGLGADIAISRISQEHTRRLDVKIDQLHGDMDGNAVLVAYWSLTQDGKAAEYQYVRSLPLQEPGYEALVAAEKRLLIDMAQTIANDLK, from the coding sequence ATGAGACCACTATTTATCCTTACTTTGACTCTATTGCTGGCGGCTTGTTCGACTCAGCCTATTAGCCGTAGCACGTATTTGCTACGCTCGGATCACGGCTTAGAAACTCGAGCCCTACAGACTTCGGCCGATCTATATTTGGGTGAAGTGATCATCGCGGGCTACATCGATCAGCCTGGTTTAGTGCTTGAAGGCGCTTCGAATACGATCCACACGGCGAAGTATCACCAGTGGGCCGAGCCTCTGCGCACGAGTTTGCGTCAGTTTTTAAACACCGAGATTTCGGCGGGCTTAGGAGCTGATATCGCGATTTCGCGGATTAGCCAGGAGCATACACGCCGTCTCGATGTGAAGATCGATCAACTGCATGGTGATATGGATGGCAATGCAGTGCTGGTCGCTTACTGGAGCCTGACGCAGGATGGCAAAGCCGCAGAGTATCAATATGTTCGAAGCCTTCCATTGCAGGAGCCTGGCTACGAAGCGCTGGTGGCCGCTGAAAAGCGATTGCTGATCGATATGGCACAGACGATTGCCAATGATTTGAAGTAG
- the pqiB gene encoding intermembrane transport protein PqiB: protein MKPKIETKKRLSVIWILPIVALVIGIWMVVHTKMSKGPVITISFETAEGVVAGKTKIKYLNVNMGQVEDVTLNQDMDGVLLTVQLDPEAKHLLREDTDFWVVRARVGGGSVSGLGTLLGGAYIELSPGEKAIGKHDAFSGLETPPLTPTGAPGLKLNLYSDKAGSVSAGDVVLYNGYKVGRVEGMGFDEQRKQVHYDVFIDAPFDQLVNSSVRFWNVSGVEINASASGIEVLTGSLDTVLLGGVAFGIPDGLEDGGPVDNDAEFKLFDTYSDMQEQPFYHHLNYVMEFEQSLRGLLPGAPVEYRGIPVGYVKDILFDEVMAEEASDSEDNRPIPVLIRVEPGRVGLPDTKESVEIMKASIARNVEAGMRGSLETGSMITGSLFINIDYRTDAAPASLGATMGYATIPTVQVGLDKLEEQISSFLTKINSLPLDETMSAINGTMTAMTDTLNSMDSLVQDIHDQKVGAELVKTLEDTQRILRSFGPGSSAYQSIEGSMNKLNETLYNVEALTRTLNDTPNALVLPMNYPEDPQPGANN, encoded by the coding sequence ATGAAACCTAAAATAGAGACTAAAAAACGCCTCTCGGTGATTTGGATACTGCCTATCGTGGCGCTGGTCATCGGAATCTGGATGGTCGTGCACACGAAGATGTCGAAGGGGCCAGTGATCACGATTAGCTTTGAGACCGCCGAGGGTGTGGTTGCAGGGAAGACCAAGATCAAGTATCTCAATGTGAACATGGGCCAGGTTGAGGACGTGACGCTCAATCAGGATATGGATGGAGTCCTTTTAACTGTGCAGCTCGACCCTGAGGCGAAGCATTTGCTTCGAGAAGACACCGATTTTTGGGTGGTGCGTGCCCGTGTCGGCGGTGGTAGTGTGAGTGGGCTCGGCACTTTGCTAGGCGGTGCTTACATTGAGCTCTCTCCTGGTGAAAAGGCGATAGGGAAGCATGATGCGTTCTCTGGATTGGAAACGCCTCCGTTGACGCCGACTGGAGCGCCGGGCTTAAAGCTGAATTTGTATAGTGACAAGGCCGGGTCTGTGAGTGCCGGTGATGTGGTTCTGTATAATGGCTATAAGGTTGGCCGCGTTGAAGGCATGGGCTTTGATGAGCAGCGTAAACAAGTGCATTATGACGTTTTTATCGATGCGCCGTTTGATCAGTTGGTGAACAGCTCTGTGCGTTTTTGGAATGTCAGCGGAGTGGAGATCAACGCATCTGCCAGCGGGATCGAGGTCTTGACTGGTTCTCTGGATACCGTGCTGTTAGGTGGTGTTGCCTTTGGTATTCCAGATGGTTTGGAGGACGGGGGGCCGGTTGATAATGACGCGGAATTTAAGCTGTTCGATACGTATTCTGATATGCAAGAGCAGCCTTTCTATCATCATCTCAATTATGTGATGGAGTTTGAGCAATCTTTGCGCGGGCTGCTTCCTGGAGCTCCAGTTGAGTATCGCGGTATTCCTGTTGGATATGTTAAAGACATCCTGTTTGATGAAGTGATGGCGGAGGAGGCTAGTGATTCTGAAGACAATCGTCCGATTCCGGTTTTGATCAGGGTTGAGCCTGGTCGCGTAGGGTTGCCTGACACCAAAGAGTCGGTTGAAATTATGAAAGCGAGTATCGCTCGTAATGTTGAGGCTGGCATGCGCGGCAGCTTGGAGACTGGGAGCATGATTACGGGGAGCCTATTTATTAATATTGATTACCGCACGGATGCCGCTCCTGCCTCCCTCGGGGCGACCATGGGCTATGCGACGATTCCGACAGTGCAGGTGGGCCTAGATAAGTTGGAAGAACAGATTTCATCATTCTTGACGAAGATAAATAGTCTACCGCTGGACGAAACAATGAGTGCGATTAATGGCACGATGACTGCGATGACCGATACACTGAATTCGATGGATTCACTGGTGCAGGATATCCATGATCAGAAGGTGGGGGCTGAACTGGTCAAGACGCTGGAGGATACTCAGCGTATTCTGCGTTCATTTGGCCCTGGTAGTTCTGCCTATCAATCAATTGAGGGCAGTATGAACAAACTCAATGAGACGCTTTATAATGTCGAAGCGCTGACACGCACGTTGAACGATACGCCGAATGCCCTCGTGCTACCAATGAACTATCCAGAAGACCCACAACCAGGAGCTAATAACTAA
- a CDS encoding paraquat-inducible protein A has translation MSRQSAASKGLSSCHLCLKLAPSDVHHCPRCGSSMHLRKPNTLPRTVALLCTASLLYIPANIYPIMITDQLGSSLESTILGGVVLLIQMKSYPVAAIIFIASVMVPLGKIFMMFYLCWTMHKGRAATPKQLTVAYRITELIGKWSMIDVFVVTILVALVNLGQLLVIRPGIAAVSFALLVIVTMIAAESFDPRVFWDQQEEQDD, from the coding sequence ATGAGCCGCCAGTCCGCAGCCTCGAAGGGTCTGTCCTCATGCCACCTATGTTTGAAGTTGGCGCCGAGCGACGTGCATCACTGTCCACGCTGTGGGTCGTCGATGCACCTGCGTAAGCCGAATACTTTGCCACGCACAGTGGCGCTTTTGTGCACGGCGAGTTTATTGTATATCCCTGCGAATATTTATCCGATTATGATTACGGATCAGTTGGGGAGCTCGTTGGAGAGCACGATTTTGGGCGGTGTGGTGTTGTTGATCCAGATGAAGTCGTATCCAGTTGCGGCGATTATTTTTATTGCAAGTGTGATGGTGCCCTTGGGGAAGATCTTTATGATGTTTTACTTGTGCTGGACGATGCACAAGGGCCGTGCGGCGACACCCAAGCAATTGACTGTGGCGTATCGAATCACTGAGTTGATTGGTAAGTGGTCGATGATCGATGTGTTTGTGGTGACTATTTTGGTGGCACTGGTGAACCTCGGCCAACTTTTAGTAATACGGCCGGGAATCGCCGCCGTATCGTTTGCGCTGTTGGTGATCGTGACTATGATCGCCGCAGAAAGTTTTGACCCCAGAGTATTCTGGGACCAACAGGAGGAACAGGATGACTGA
- a CDS encoding paraquat-inducible protein A, with the protein MCAPKYNDDWLACPSCDQLFDMSEMQHEEKAYCSGCNAALSAHRTDIFSRVQAFSLCSLILMVMSCSFPFLAFKASGLESVMTLPQAIQRLHDEGMTDLALLVVCFILVIPAVLLVLSFAVSLSLGCGWRNHWAKDCAKIIFHLKNWSMVEVFFIGVLVSYVKIVHMATVVIGISFWAYAIFTITFTMTIASLDRYQTWKRLEELEA; encoded by the coding sequence ATGTGCGCTCCTAAATATAACGACGACTGGCTGGCCTGCCCTTCCTGCGATCAGCTATTTGATATGTCAGAGATGCAGCATGAGGAGAAGGCGTATTGCTCCGGTTGTAATGCGGCTTTGAGTGCGCATCGGACTGACATCTTTTCGCGAGTCCAGGCGTTTTCACTCTGTTCGCTCATTTTGATGGTCATGTCCTGCAGTTTTCCTTTTTTGGCGTTTAAGGCGAGCGGGTTGGAGAGTGTGATGACTTTGCCGCAGGCGATTCAAAGGCTACATGATGAGGGGATGACAGACTTGGCGCTATTAGTGGTATGTTTTATTTTAGTGATTCCGGCAGTGCTGTTGGTGTTGAGTTTTGCTGTTAGTTTATCGCTGGGTTGTGGTTGGCGTAATCACTGGGCAAAGGACTGTGCGAAAATTATTTTTCACCTGAAGAACTGGAGTATGGTGGAGGTCTTCTTTATTGGGGTGCTCGTGAGCTATGTGAAGATCGTGCACATGGCCACGGTTGTGATCGGTATCTCGTTTTGGGCCTATGCCATTTTTACGATTACCTTTACAATGACGATTGCTAGTTTGGATCGTTATCAAACATGGAAACGCTTGGAGGAGTTGGAAGCATGA
- a CDS encoding M90 family metallopeptidase codes for MTIWEQLKAYFIKSVQTDYTFKDEWLPMLEANLPLYRKLPDDLKQRLHQKIGQFIATTYFEGCGELELTEEMILTVAGQACLLVVNHQGAPYPRLNSVLLYPSTFKSIVKDTGSFGITTEQTISRLGESWSNGTVVLAWDSVKHGARNIHDGHNVTLHEFAHQLDSESGSTNGTPRLSDREAFQTWATVLGPAYETLVDNAEHGRKTVLDYYGATNIAEYFAVATEAFFEKPRQLKKKRPELYAELQSYYQVDPLAWMHPKHTATTD; via the coding sequence ATGACAATCTGGGAACAACTCAAAGCGTATTTTATCAAATCGGTTCAAACCGACTACACTTTTAAAGACGAATGGCTCCCCATGCTTGAGGCCAACCTGCCGCTCTACCGCAAGCTCCCCGACGACCTCAAACAGCGCCTGCACCAAAAGATCGGCCAATTTATCGCCACCACTTATTTCGAAGGCTGCGGCGAGCTCGAACTCACCGAAGAAATGATTCTCACCGTCGCCGGCCAAGCCTGCCTGCTCGTCGTCAACCACCAGGGCGCACCTTACCCGCGGCTCAACTCCGTCCTCCTCTACCCCAGCACCTTTAAATCCATCGTCAAAGACACTGGATCCTTCGGCATCACCACCGAGCAAACAATCTCTCGACTCGGAGAGTCGTGGAGCAATGGCACCGTCGTGCTCGCATGGGACTCCGTCAAACACGGCGCGCGTAATATTCATGACGGCCACAACGTCACCCTGCACGAATTTGCCCACCAGCTCGATTCCGAAAGCGGCAGCACCAATGGCACCCCCCGCCTATCCGACCGCGAAGCCTTCCAAACCTGGGCCACCGTGCTTGGCCCCGCCTACGAGACCCTAGTCGACAACGCCGAACACGGGCGTAAAACCGTCCTCGACTACTACGGCGCGACCAACATCGCCGAATATTTTGCCGTCGCCACCGAAGCCTTCTTTGAAAAGCCGCGCCAACTAAAAAAGAAACGCCCCGAACTCTACGCCGAACTACAAAGCTACTATCAAGTCGACCCGCTTGCATGGATGCATCCAAAGCACACAGCGACAACCGACTAA